The following coding sequences are from one Lycium ferocissimum isolate CSIRO_LF1 chromosome 3, AGI_CSIRO_Lferr_CH_V1, whole genome shotgun sequence window:
- the LOC132049005 gene encoding telomere repeat-binding protein 5-like, giving the protein MVRLDYGFNGYQVPPIPRATRSARGRGNIRKKSDSNEMCAFDLLTTVAGKLLLEGESTSNSSGKDRCAVVKDTTETVKEDEDTSLKENKGFFISQIVAEAPVVNHCLSKSTDTLSGPASVITSSGCSEKLEQFINGESKIENRNCSSKVEQEADFSSCTLGAESKKQMKINPLNDAKISTNKRAFSDFWDRKPSMLVASDNTVKLSLSRDPDPSGSFPVIRYNDVQLGNRDDDEKSCRSTQPSTPNKAFRPAPRVNVGECFLIAYFSSDLQF; this is encoded by the exons ATGGTGAGGTTAGATTATGGATTTAATGGCTATCAGGTGCCTCCTATTCCTCGAGCTACCAGATCAGCTAGG GGAAGGGGAAATATTAGGAAGAAATCCGATAGCAATGAAATGTGTGCTTTTGACTTGTTGACTACTGTAGCCGGGAAGTTACTGCTGGAAGGAGAAAGCACTTCAAATTCTAGCGGGAAAGATCGGTGTGCAGTTGTGAAAGATACTACTGAGACCGTTAAGGAAGATGAAGATACatctttaaaagaaaataaaggtttCTTTATTTCTCAGATTGTCGCAGAAGCTCCTGTTGTAAATCATTGTTTAAGCAAATCGACAGATACGTTATCCGGACCAGCATCTGTAATTACAAGTTCCGGTTGCTCGGAGAAGTTGGAACAATTCATAAATGGTGAAAGCAAAATCGAAAACAGAAACTGTTCTAGTAAGGTGGAGCAGGAGGCAGATTTTTCTAGTTGTACATTAGGCGCTGAAAgtaaaaaacaaatgaaaatcaaTCCGTTAAATGATGCAAAGATTTCAACCAATAAGAGGgctttttctgatttttgggATAGGAAACCTTCAATGCTTGTTGCTTCGGACAATACTGTAAAATTATCTCTTTCAAGGGACCCTGATCCTTCTGGGTCCTTTCCGGTGATCCGGTATAATGATGTACAGTTAGGTAACAGAGATGATGACGAAAAATCTTGCAGGTCCACTCAACCTAGCACCCCAAATAAGGCCTTCAGGCCAGCACCACGTGTCAATGTTGGTGAGTGTTTTTTAATTGCTTATTTTAGTTCTGACCTTCAGTTTTAA